From Streptomyces asiaticus, one genomic window encodes:
- a CDS encoding type I polyketide synthase — protein MSTVADSPWHHDVHDSVAVIGFSCRLPGARTPEEFWRLLSEGANAVTPVPEDRWAPRQSDGGSGARAEAEAEAGTEFGAFLDEVDHFDADFFGISPREAAAMDPQQRLMLELGWETLEDAGLTPARLAQGRTGVFVGAINDDYATLLRRHGGDSAVTHHTLTGLQRGMIANRLSYLLGTRGPSMVVDSGQSSSLVAVHTACQSLRDGECDTALAGGVHLNLAYDGALSAARFGGLSPDGTCYTFDARANGFVRGEGGGLVLLKPLARALADGDRIHGVLRGGAVNNDGGGDSLTTPSRTAQAEVVRRAYAAAGVGPDEVQYVELHGTGTPVGDPVEAAALAEAIGAARTKDRPLLVGSAKTNVGHLEGAAGITGLIKVLLSLKAAHLPPSLNFRSPNLAIPLEEWNLRVQTELSAWPHPDAPLIAGVSSFGVGGTNAHVVVEQAPVVSLAEGAEASVAGAWGGEVLPWVISGRTPAGVRAQAARLRSFAASGSAGGWANDSAGGSAGGSANDSARGDVSPADIGWSLAEHRTALEHRAVVVAGDRDAFLAGLDALASGEPSAHVVNGVAGESAAAGPVFVFPGQGSQWVGMAAELLDGSPVFAESIGRCARALAPHTDWDLLDVLRDTEDGTALERAEVLQPALWAVMVSLAQVWRSLGVVPSAVVGHSQGEIAAACVAGALSLEDGARLIAVRSRIAAALIGRGGLASIGASEERAAELLADRDDVWIAAVNGPGATVVGGSPEGLAEVTARAEAAGLRHRRVATAYASHTPHVEAIREEFLRRAAPVAPRAGDVPMYSTVTTAPIAGEALDAEYWYRNLREQVRFHDTVQNVIADGNSLFLESSSHPVLTTAVQDTGGLAVGTLRRGEGGTRRLLLSLAELWVRGAAPDWARVFAGTGARRAELPGRAFQRRRHWFGTVASPAATAGAASLDVVHQVRAQAAAVLGHTTVAELDTGRTFKDLGFDSISLSDLCNRVNAALGTRLSPAALFSHPTPARLAEHLAAAPSSAPTPQVATAADEPIAIVAMSCRLPGGVRSPEDLWRLVADGRDAISPFPDDRDWDLERLHGTEGAGSSFARSGGFIDGATDFDARFFGISPREALAMDPQQRLLLETSWELLERAGIAPDALRATRTGVFVGTMDQEYGPRLHEAPEAVDGYLLTGKTASVASGRIAYLLGLTGPAITLDTACSSSLVALHLAVQSLRRGESSLALAGGVTVLNTPGIFTEFSRQGGLARDGRCKAFAAGADGTGMAEGVGILLVERLSDARRNGHRVLGVIRGTAVNQDGASNGLTAPNGRSQEQVVRQALADAGLSASDVDVIEAHGTGTALGDPIEAQALLATYGRDRPAGRPALLGSVKSNIGHTQAAAGVAGVIKAIMAMRHGVVPATLHVDEPTPHVDWASGGVELVTEAMGWPEAERARRAGVSSFGISGTNAHVVLEQAPPATAPAPAPVAHPAHSLVEAEGVLPWVVSGRSPAALRAQAARLGAFAAASDATPSDIGWALATQRAAMEHRAVVVAGDRDGFLAGLDAIAAGEPSAHVVAGVSGGSTAGPVFVFPGQGSQWVGMAAELLSTSSAFAESIDRCAQALAPHIDWELLDVLRATGDDAVLERVDVVQPALWAVMVSLAQVWRSLGIEPSAVIGHSQGEIAAACVAGVLTLEDGARLVALRSRLIARELAGHGGMVSLATSAEQAHDLLTGRDDVWIAAVNGPTSTVIAGSPAGLAEATAKAEASGIRTRAIAVDYASHTPHVERIREQLLQLAAPITPRTGYIPLYSTVTATPIDGRTLDAEYWYRNLHEPVRFHDTLRTLLADGHTLYLETSPHPVLTTAVEETGHAADQHLLATGTLRRDQGGVRQLLSALATLWAHGVTPDWAAVFAPGGATAVDLPTYAFQRERYWLAPVGPASAVRVDLPSATVAAEGPEALDGFARRVADAAEGAPRLRVVLDEVCRHTAAVLGLSSVDEVETRKVFRDLGFDSLTAVELRNRLAVATGAALAPSVVFDHPTPLTLARHLLDRITGGDAAEAGSYAPGAVEPGAVEPVGPGAAALDEPIAIVATSCRFPTGVRSPEDLWRLLLSDQDTLSAFPADRGWDLDTLRHPDPERPGSSYVHQGGFLPDAADFDADFFGISPREAIAMDPQQRLLLETSWEALEHAGIDPLSLRGSRTGVFIGLVPHGYGGEGADTEESEGYLFTGAAGSVASGRIAYSFGLTGPAVTVDTACSSSLVALHLAVQALRNGDCGMALVGGVSVISTPGVFTEFSHQRGLAPDGRCKPFAAAADGTAWAEGVGVLLVERLSEARRNGHQVMAVIRGSAVNQDGASNGLTAPNGPSQQAVIRQALANARLAPSDVDVIEAHGTGTALGDPIEAQALLATYGQGRSAEHPALLGSMKAHVGHTGAAAGVAGIIKMVLAMRHGVVPRTLHVDEPTPHVDWGSGAVRLVTETTGWPEAERARRAAVSSFGVSGTNAHVILEAAPTADATSPSTPTEGVLPWVISARSEAALRAQAARLRAFAATSDRHLADIGSTLARHRAALEHRAVVVAADREIFLAGLDAIATGEPAAHVVSGVVSGEPPSGAVFVFPGQGSQWVGMAAELLFTSSAFAESIDQCAHALAPHIDWDLLAVLRATGEEAALERVEVVQPALWAVMVSLAQVWRSLGIEPSAVIGHSQGEIAAACVAGALTLEDGARLVALRSRLIAQELAGHGGMVSLTAPADQARELLTGHDDVWIATVNGPTSTVIAGSPAALTDVMAQAEATGIRARAIAVDYASHTPHVERIREQLLQLAAPITPRPGDIPLYSTVTATPIDGRTLDAEYWYRNLREPVRFHDTLRNLLADGHTLYLETSPHPVLTTAIQETHPNAHATGTLRRDHGNTQQLLTTLATLWTHGLTPNWPTLLTPDNPTPTNLPTYPFQRHHYWLDTAAPARRRASATTGPDPHTGFWEAVEREDLEGLARTLRLEESRAELTTLLPALSAWHRRQSAASTMDAWRYREGWKPLPDTTAPALSGAWLVVLAPDQKGDALYEAITTALSRHGATVETVVVAPDDPRRWADPLAALTAHTTTPVVGVLSLLARDEAAGLHRTLRLIQGLEAAGLFAPLWCVTQGAVSVGDHDPLTGPAQALVWGLGRVAAQELATRWGGLVDLPREPDERTTARLCAVLAAGGHEDQVAVRATGILGRRVVRAPRLGDVLGDGWCPGPGTVLITGGTGALGSQVARRLAARGAEHLLLVSRRGDTAPGAAELVAELTASGAEATVAACDVGDAGALRALLASIPAAYPLTSVFHTAAVLDDAAITALTSEQVDRVLRVKADAAWRLHELTRDLELSAFVLFSSLAGTVGMVGQGNYAPANAYMDALARHRRAQGLVATSVAWGSWAQGGMAERDAVTELRLRHGVPLLPPESALLALEAALADDETALVIADIDWDRFAHAYTAARPSHLLDEIPEARRALGAVAGAEPGAPSGGVGTSGTGGTVAALRDRLADANPEERERRLLEAVRGQVAAVLGHDSAEAVGTRRPFLELGLDSVTAVELRNRLGSVTGLRLPATVIFDFPTVTELVDYLYAQLFSGIDDAPDPAGQAAAGDGTAELDGLERLLVSLPSDAPARSEIADRLRRLLRSAVDAMDSVATVDTAEEPVTSDDLEAATNDELFDYIEKEFGIS, from the coding sequence TTGTCCACAGTCGCCGATTCGCCATGGCATCACGATGTCCATGATTCGGTAGCGGTCATCGGTTTCTCTTGTCGTTTACCGGGGGCCCGGACGCCCGAGGAATTCTGGCGTCTGCTCAGCGAGGGCGCGAACGCGGTCACTCCCGTACCGGAAGATCGATGGGCTCCGCGTCAATCCGACGGCGGGTCCGGGGCCCGAGCCGAAGCGGAAGCCGAAGCGGGCACTGAATTCGGCGCGTTCCTCGACGAGGTCGACCACTTCGACGCCGACTTCTTCGGCATATCGCCGCGCGAGGCCGCCGCCATGGACCCCCAACAGCGGCTGATGCTCGAACTGGGCTGGGAAACCCTGGAGGACGCGGGCCTCACACCGGCCCGGCTCGCCCAAGGGCGGACGGGGGTGTTCGTCGGCGCCATCAACGACGACTACGCCACGCTGCTGCGGCGGCACGGCGGCGACTCCGCGGTCACCCATCACACCCTGACCGGCCTCCAGCGCGGCATGATCGCCAACCGGCTCTCCTATCTGCTGGGCACCCGGGGCCCCAGCATGGTGGTGGACTCGGGCCAGTCGTCCTCGCTGGTCGCGGTGCACACGGCCTGCCAGAGCCTGCGCGACGGCGAATGCGACACCGCGCTCGCGGGCGGGGTCCACCTCAATCTCGCGTACGACGGCGCGCTGAGCGCCGCACGCTTCGGCGGGCTCTCCCCCGACGGCACCTGCTACACCTTCGACGCCCGGGCCAATGGCTTCGTCCGCGGCGAGGGCGGCGGTCTTGTACTGCTCAAACCCCTCGCCCGCGCGCTCGCCGACGGCGACCGGATCCATGGGGTGCTGCGCGGCGGCGCGGTCAACAACGACGGCGGCGGGGACAGCCTCACCACCCCCAGCCGGACCGCCCAGGCGGAGGTGGTGCGCCGGGCGTACGCCGCGGCCGGGGTCGGCCCCGACGAGGTGCAGTACGTCGAACTGCACGGCACCGGCACACCCGTCGGCGACCCCGTCGAGGCGGCGGCGCTGGCCGAGGCGATCGGCGCCGCGCGGACGAAGGACCGGCCGCTGCTGGTGGGGTCCGCCAAGACGAACGTGGGCCATCTGGAAGGGGCCGCGGGGATCACCGGCCTGATCAAGGTCCTGCTCTCCCTGAAGGCGGCACATCTCCCGCCCAGCCTCAACTTCCGCTCCCCCAATCTCGCGATTCCGCTGGAGGAGTGGAATCTGCGGGTGCAGACCGAGCTGTCGGCGTGGCCGCACCCGGATGCGCCGCTGATCGCCGGGGTGTCGTCCTTCGGCGTCGGCGGGACCAACGCCCATGTCGTCGTGGAGCAGGCCCCGGTGGTCTCACTCGCCGAGGGCGCGGAAGCAAGCGTTGCGGGGGCGTGGGGTGGTGAGGTGCTGCCATGGGTCATCTCGGGCCGGACTCCGGCCGGGGTGCGGGCGCAGGCGGCACGGTTGCGGTCGTTCGCGGCGAGCGGTTCGGCGGGCGGCTGGGCGAACGACTCGGCGGGCGGTTCGGCGGGCGGCTCGGCGAACGACTCGGCGCGCGGCGATGTCTCCCCCGCCGACATCGGCTGGTCGCTCGCCGAGCACCGGACGGCCCTGGAGCACCGTGCCGTGGTGGTGGCCGGGGACCGCGATGCGTTCCTGGCCGGGCTGGACGCGCTGGCCTCCGGTGAGCCCTCCGCCCATGTGGTCAACGGGGTGGCCGGCGAGTCGGCGGCCGCCGGTCCGGTGTTCGTCTTCCCGGGGCAGGGCTCGCAGTGGGTGGGCATGGCCGCCGAACTGCTCGACGGCTCGCCCGTGTTCGCCGAATCCATCGGCCGCTGTGCCCGGGCCCTGGCCCCGCACACCGACTGGGACCTTCTCGACGTACTGCGGGACACCGAGGACGGCACCGCGCTGGAGCGCGCGGAGGTGCTGCAACCCGCGCTCTGGGCCGTGATGGTCTCGCTGGCCCAAGTGTGGCGTTCGCTCGGCGTCGTCCCGTCGGCCGTGGTGGGCCACTCGCAGGGTGAGATCGCGGCCGCGTGCGTGGCCGGAGCGCTGTCGCTGGAGGACGGTGCCCGGCTGATCGCCGTACGCAGCCGGATCGCGGCGGCCCTGATCGGCCGGGGCGGTCTCGCGTCCATCGGCGCGTCGGAGGAGCGGGCGGCCGAGCTGCTCGCGGACCGGGACGACGTATGGATCGCCGCGGTCAACGGCCCCGGTGCGACGGTGGTCGGGGGCAGCCCGGAGGGGCTGGCCGAGGTCACGGCCAGGGCGGAGGCCGCCGGGCTGCGCCATCGCCGGGTGGCCACGGCCTATGCCTCGCACACCCCGCATGTCGAGGCGATCCGCGAGGAGTTCCTGCGGCGCGCGGCACCGGTCGCGCCGCGCGCCGGGGACGTACCGATGTACTCGACCGTCACCACCGCCCCCATCGCGGGCGAGGCGCTGGACGCCGAGTACTGGTACCGCAACCTTCGCGAACAGGTCCGCTTCCACGACACCGTGCAGAACGTGATCGCCGACGGCAACTCCCTCTTCCTGGAGAGCAGTTCGCACCCCGTGCTCACCACCGCCGTCCAGGACACCGGCGGCCTCGCCGTCGGCACCCTGCGCCGGGGCGAGGGCGGCACGCGGCGGCTGCTGCTCTCGCTGGCCGAGCTGTGGGTGCGTGGAGCCGCCCCGGACTGGGCGCGGGTGTTCGCCGGGACCGGCGCCCGCCGGGCCGAGCTGCCCGGCCGTGCCTTCCAGCGGCGGCGCCACTGGTTCGGCACCGTGGCCTCTCCGGCGGCCACCGCGGGTGCCGCGAGCCTGGATGTGGTTCATCAGGTGCGGGCCCAGGCCGCCGCCGTCCTCGGACATACGACGGTGGCCGAACTCGACACCGGACGCACCTTCAAGGACCTCGGGTTCGACTCCATCTCGCTCAGCGATCTGTGCAACCGCGTCAACGCCGCGCTGGGCACCCGTCTGTCCCCCGCCGCGCTCTTCAGCCACCCGACCCCGGCCAGGCTCGCGGAACACCTCGCCGCCGCCCCCTCCTCGGCACCCACCCCGCAGGTCGCCACCGCCGCCGACGAGCCGATCGCCATCGTCGCGATGAGCTGCCGCCTCCCCGGTGGGGTGCGCTCCCCGGAGGACCTGTGGCGGCTGGTGGCGGACGGACGGGACGCCATCTCGCCGTTCCCGGACGACCGCGACTGGGATCTGGAACGGCTGCACGGCACCGAGGGCGCCGGCAGCAGCTTCGCCCGGAGCGGTGGATTCATCGACGGTGCCACGGACTTCGACGCCCGCTTCTTCGGCATCTCGCCGCGCGAGGCCCTGGCGATGGACCCCCAGCAGCGGCTGCTGCTGGAGACCTCCTGGGAGCTGCTGGAGCGCGCGGGCATCGCGCCCGACGCGCTGCGCGCCACCCGTACCGGTGTGTTCGTCGGCACCATGGACCAGGAGTACGGGCCACGGCTGCACGAGGCGCCGGAGGCGGTGGACGGCTATCTCCTCACCGGCAAGACCGCCAGTGTCGCCTCCGGCCGTATCGCCTATCTGCTCGGGCTCACCGGGCCCGCCATCACCCTGGACACCGCCTGCTCGTCATCGCTGGTGGCCCTGCATCTGGCGGTGCAATCACTGCGCCGAGGGGAGTCCTCGCTGGCCCTGGCCGGTGGGGTGACCGTCCTCAACACCCCGGGAATCTTCACCGAGTTCAGCCGCCAGGGCGGGCTGGCCCGCGACGGCCGCTGCAAGGCGTTCGCGGCCGGGGCCGATGGCACCGGAATGGCGGAGGGCGTCGGCATCCTGCTGGTGGAGCGGCTGTCCGACGCCCGCCGCAACGGCCATCGGGTGCTCGGCGTGATCCGTGGCACGGCGGTCAACCAGGACGGTGCCTCCAACGGCCTCACCGCGCCCAACGGCCGCTCCCAGGAGCAGGTGGTCCGGCAGGCGCTGGCGGACGCGGGGCTGTCGGCGTCCGACGTGGATGTGATCGAGGCGCACGGCACGGGCACGGCGCTCGGCGACCCGATCGAGGCACAGGCGCTGCTCGCCACGTACGGCCGGGACCGGCCCGCCGGCCGGCCCGCCCTGCTGGGGTCGGTGAAGTCCAACATCGGCCACACCCAGGCGGCGGCCGGAGTCGCGGGCGTCATCAAGGCGATCATGGCGATGCGCCACGGTGTCGTCCCCGCCACGCTGCATGTGGACGAGCCGACCCCGCATGTGGACTGGGCGTCCGGTGGTGTGGAGTTGGTGACGGAGGCCATGGGCTGGCCCGAGGCCGAACGGGCGCGACGGGCCGGAGTCTCGTCGTTCGGCATCAGCGGGACCAACGCCCATGTGGTCCTGGAGCAGGCCCCACCGGCCACCGCCCCCGCTCCCGCTCCCGTCGCTCATCCCGCCCATTCGCTCGTCGAGGCGGAGGGTGTGCTGCCGTGGGTGGTGTCGGGACGGTCGCCCGCCGCGCTGCGGGCGCAGGCGGCCCGGCTGGGTGCGTTCGCCGCCGCCTCCGACGCCACGCCGTCGGACATCGGGTGGGCGCTGGCGACGCAGCGGGCCGCCATGGAACACCGTGCGGTGGTGGTGGCCGGGGACCGGGACGGCTTCCTGGCCGGGCTGGACGCGATCGCCGCCGGGGAGCCCTCCGCCCATGTCGTGGCCGGGGTGTCCGGCGGGTCGACCGCCGGTCCGGTGTTCGTCTTTCCGGGGCAGGGGTCGCAGTGGGTGGGCATGGCAGCCGAACTGCTCTCCACTTCCTCGGCGTTCGCCGAGTCCATCGACCGCTGCGCCCAGGCGCTGGCCCCGCATATCGACTGGGAGCTGCTCGATGTGCTGCGGGCGACCGGGGATGACGCGGTGCTGGAGCGGGTGGATGTGGTCCAGCCCGCCCTCTGGGCCGTCATGGTGTCCCTCGCCCAGGTGTGGCGTTCGCTCGGCATCGAGCCCTCCGCCGTCATCGGCCACTCCCAGGGCGAGATCGCGGCCGCGTGTGTGGCCGGTGTGCTGACTCTGGAGGACGGCGCACGGCTCGTGGCGCTGCGCAGCCGCCTCATCGCGCGGGAACTGGCCGGACACGGCGGCATGGTCTCCCTCGCCACCTCCGCCGAGCAGGCACACGACCTGCTGACCGGCCGCGACGACGTCTGGATCGCGGCCGTCAACGGGCCCACCTCCACGGTCATCGCCGGGAGCCCCGCCGGACTCGCCGAGGCCACGGCAAAGGCCGAGGCCAGCGGGATCCGGACCCGTGCGATCGCCGTCGACTACGCGTCCCACACCCCGCACGTCGAACGCATCCGGGAGCAACTCCTCCAGCTCGCCGCGCCCATCACCCCCCGCACCGGCTACATCCCCCTGTACTCCACCGTCACCGCCACCCCCATCGACGGCCGCACCCTCGACGCCGAGTACTGGTACCGCAACCTTCACGAACCCGTCCGCTTCCACGACACACTGCGGACTCTGCTGGCCGACGGCCACACCCTCTACCTCGAAACCAGCCCCCACCCCGTCCTCACCACCGCCGTCGAGGAGACCGGCCACGCCGCCGACCAGCACCTCCTCGCCACCGGCACCCTGCGCCGTGACCAGGGTGGCGTCCGGCAGCTCCTCAGCGCCCTCGCCACCCTGTGGGCCCATGGCGTGACCCCCGACTGGGCGGCGGTGTTCGCACCCGGCGGCGCCACAGCCGTCGATCTGCCCACCTACGCCTTCCAGCGCGAGCGCTACTGGCTCGCGCCCGTCGGCCCCGCCTCCGCCGTACGGGTCGATCTGCCGTCCGCCACCGTGGCGGCCGAAGGGCCCGAGGCGCTCGACGGCTTCGCACGCCGGGTGGCCGACGCCGCCGAGGGCGCGCCACGGCTACGGGTGGTGCTGGACGAGGTGTGCCGCCACACGGCCGCCGTGCTGGGGCTGTCGTCGGTGGACGAGGTGGAGACGCGGAAGGTCTTCCGGGACCTCGGCTTCGACTCGCTGACCGCCGTGGAGTTGCGGAACCGGCTGGCCGTGGCCACGGGCGCGGCGCTCGCGCCGTCCGTCGTCTTCGACCATCCGACACCCCTGACGCTGGCCCGGCATCTGCTGGACCGGATCACGGGCGGGGACGCCGCCGAAGCGGGCTCGTACGCGCCGGGCGCCGTTGAGCCGGGCGCCGTTGAGCCGGTTGGGCCGGGGGCGGCCGCTCTGGACGAGCCCATCGCGATCGTGGCCACGAGCTGCCGTTTCCCCACGGGCGTACGGTCGCCCGAGGACCTGTGGCGGCTGCTGCTGTCCGACCAGGACACGCTCTCCGCGTTCCCGGCGGACCGTGGCTGGGATCTCGACACGCTGCGCCACCCCGACCCAGAACGCCCCGGCAGCAGCTATGTCCACCAGGGCGGATTCCTCCCGGACGCCGCCGACTTCGATGCCGACTTCTTCGGCATCTCGCCGCGCGAGGCGATCGCGATGGACCCCCAGCAGCGGCTGCTGCTCGAGACCTCCTGGGAGGCCCTGGAACACGCGGGCATCGACCCGCTGTCGCTGCGCGGCAGCCGCACCGGGGTGTTCATCGGCCTCGTACCGCACGGCTACGGCGGTGAGGGCGCCGACACCGAGGAGTCCGAGGGCTACCTCTTCACCGGAGCGGCGGGAAGCGTGGCATCGGGCCGGATCGCCTACAGCTTCGGGCTGACCGGACCGGCCGTCACGGTGGACACGGCGTGTTCGTCCTCGCTGGTGGCGCTGCATCTCGCCGTACAGGCGCTGCGCAACGGCGACTGCGGGATGGCGCTCGTGGGCGGCGTGTCGGTGATCTCCACACCGGGAGTGTTCACCGAGTTCAGCCATCAGCGCGGGCTCGCCCCCGACGGCCGCTGCAAGCCCTTCGCGGCGGCGGCGGACGGCACCGCGTGGGCGGAGGGCGTGGGCGTGCTGCTGGTCGAACGGCTGTCGGAGGCGCGCCGCAACGGCCACCAGGTGATGGCCGTCATCCGTGGCTCGGCGGTCAACCAGGACGGCGCCTCCAACGGCCTCACCGCGCCCAACGGCCCGTCCCAACAGGCGGTCATCCGGCAGGCGTTGGCGAACGCACGTCTCGCGCCGTCCGATGTCGATGTGATCGAGGCACACGGGACGGGTACGGCGCTGGGGGACCCCATCGAGGCACAGGCGCTGCTCGCCACGTACGGCCAGGGCCGATCCGCCGAACACCCGGCGCTGCTGGGCTCGATGAAGGCCCATGTCGGCCACACCGGCGCGGCGGCCGGGGTCGCGGGCATCATCAAGATGGTGCTGGCCATGCGCCACGGTGTCGTTCCCCGCACCCTGCATGTGGACGAGCCGACGCCGCATGTGGACTGGGGCTCCGGTGCGGTGCGGCTGGTGACGGAGACCACGGGCTGGCCCGAGGCCGAACGGGCGCGCCGCGCGGCGGTGTCGTCGTTCGGCGTCAGCGGCACCAACGCGCATGTGATCCTGGAAGCGGCCCCGACGGCGGACGCCACGTCTCCGTCCACGCCCACGGAGGGTGTGCTGCCGTGGGTGATCTCGGCGCGTTCGGAGGCCGCGCTACGGGCACAGGCAGCGCGGTTGCGCGCGTTCGCGGCCACGAGCGATCGGCATCTGGCCGATATCGGCTCGACGCTGGCACGGCATCGGGCCGCGCTGGAGCACCGCGCGGTGGTCGTGGCCGCCGACCGGGAGATCTTCCTGGCCGGGCTGGACGCCATCGCCACCGGCGAGCCCGCCGCCCATGTGGTCAGCGGCGTGGTTTCGGGCGAGCCGCCGTCCGGTGCGGTCTTCGTCTTTCCGGGTCAGGGGTCGCAGTGGGTGGGCATGGCAGCCGAACTGCTCTTCACTTCCTCGGCGTTCGCCGAGTCCATCGACCAATGCGCCCACGCTCTCGCTCCGCATATCGACTGGGATCTGCTCGCTGTACTGCGGGCGACCGGGGAGGAGGCGGCGCTGGAGCGGGTGGAGGTGGTCCAGCCCGCTCTCTGGGCCGTCATGGTGTCCCTCGCCCAGGTGTGGCGTTCGCTCGGTATCGAGCCCTCCGCCGTCATCGGCCACTCCCAGGGCGAGATCGCAGCCGCATGCGTCGCCGGTGCGCTGACACTCGAAGACGGCGCGCGGCTCGTGGCACTGCGCAGCCGCCTCATCGCCCAAGAACTCGCCGGCCACGGCGGCATGGTCTCCCTCACCGCCCCCGCCGACCAGGCACGCGAGCTGCTGACCGGCCACGACGACGTCTGGATCGCCACTGTCAACGGCCCGACCAGCACCGTCATCGCCGGGAGTCCCGCCGCGCTCACCGATGTCATGGCCCAAGCGGAGGCCACCGGCATCCGCGCCCGCGCGATCGCCGTCGACTACGCCTCCCACACGCCACACGTCGAACGCATCCGGGAACAGCTCCTCCAGCTCGCCGCGCCCATCACCCCCCGCCCCGGCGACATCCCCCTGTACTCCACCGTCACCGCCACCCCCATCGACGGCCGCACCCTCGACGCCGAGTACTGGTACCGCAACCTCCGCGAACCCGTCCGCTTCCACGACACACTGCGGAATCTCCTGGCCGACGGCCACACCCTCTACCTCGAAACCAGCCCCCACCCCGTCCTCACCACCGCCATCCAGGAAACCCACCCCAACGCCCACGCCACCGGCACCCTCCGCCGCGACCACGGCAACACCCAACAACTCCTCACCACCCTCGCCACCCTCTGGACCCACGGCCTCACCCCCAACTGGCCCACCCTCCTCACCCCCGACAACCCCACCCCCACCAACCTCCCCACCTACCCCTTCCAACGCCACCACTACTGGCTGGACACCGCTGCCCCGGCCCGGCGCCGCGCCAGCGCGACGACGGGCCCGGATCCGCACACCGGATTCTGGGAGGCCGTGGAGCGCGAGGATCTGGAAGGGCTGGCGCGGACTCTGCGACTGGAGGAATCGCGGGCGGAGTTGACGACCCTGCTGCCCGCGCTGTCGGCGTGGCATCGACGGCAGAGCGCGGCGTCCACGATGGACGCGTGGCGGTATCGCGAGGGCTGGAAGCCGTTGCCCGACACCACCGCGCCCGCGCTCTCCGGCGCCTGGCTGGTCGTCCTGGCACCCGACCAGAAGGGCGATGCGCTGTACGAGGCGATCACCACAGCCCTCAGCCGACACGGGGCCACGGTGGAAACGGTGGTCGTGGCGCCCGACGATCCGCGCCGCTGGGCCGACCCCCTCGCCGCCCTCACCGCACACACCACCACGCCCGTCGTCGGCGTGCTGTCGCTGCTCGCCCGTGACGAGGCCGCCGGATTGCACCGCACCCTGCGGCTGATCCAGGGCCTGGAGGCGGCGGGGCTGTTCGCACCGCTGTGGTGTGTCACCCAGGGCGCGGTGTCCGTCGGCGACCACGATCCGCTGACCGGCCCGGCGCAGGCGCTGGTGTGGGGTCTGGGCCGGGTGGCGGCGCAGGAACTCGCCACCCGCTGGGGCGGGTTGGTGGATCTGCCGCGGGAGCCGGACGAACGGACGACGGCCCGGCTGTGTGCCGTACTGGCCGCCGGTGGCCACGAGGACCAGGTCGCGGTCCGCGCCACCGGGATCCTCGGACGTCGTGTCGTCAGGGCGCCACGCCTCGGCGATGTGCTCGGCGACGGCTGGTGCCCCGGCCCGGGCACGGTCCTGATCACCGGTGGCACCGGCGCCCTCGGCAGCCAGGTGGCCCGTCGACTCGCGGCCCGTGGCGCCGAACACCTGCTGCTCGTCAGCCGCCGTGGGGACACCGCGCCGGGAGCGGCCGAGCTGGTGGCCGAGCTGACCGCCTCGGGAGCCGAGGCGACCGTGGCGGCCTGTGATGTCGGGGACGCCGGCGCGCTCCGCGCGCTTCTGGCGTCGATTCCGGCCGCGTACCCGCTGACCTCGGTGTTCCACACGGCGGCCGTCCTGGACGACGCCGCTATCACCGCCCTCACCTCCGAGCAGGTGGACCGCGTGCTGCGCGTCAAGGCCGATGCGGCGTGGCGGCTGCACGAGCTGACCCGGGACCTGGAGCTCTCCGCGTTCGTGCTGTTCTCCTCCCTGGCGGGCACCGTGGGCATGGTGGGTCAGGGCAACTACGCGCCCGCCAACGCCTACATGGACGCCCTGGCTCGCCACCGCCGCGCACAGGGGCTGGTGGCCACCTCCGTGGCATGGGGTTCCTGGGCACAGGGCGGTATGGCCGAACGGGACGCGGTGACCGAGCTGCGGCTGCGCCACGGCGTACCGCTGCTGCCGCCGGAGTCGGCGCTCCTCGCGCTGGAGGCGGCACTGGCGGACGACGAAACGGCCCTGGTGATCGCCGATATCGACTGGGACCGCTTCGCCCACGCCTACACCGCCGCCCGCCCCAGCCACCTCCTCGATGAGATCCCCGAGGCCCGGCGGGCGCTCGGCGCGGTCGCGGGTGCGGAGCCCGGGGCGCCGAGTGGCGGCGTCGGTACAAGCGGTACGGGCGGTACGGTGGCGGCTCTGCGCGACCGGCTCGCCGACGCCAATCCCGAGGAGCGCGAACGGCGACTCCTCGAGGCCGTGCGCGGCCAGGTGGCCGCCGTCCTCGGCCATGACTCGGCCGAGGCCGTGGGCACCAGGCGGCCGTTCCTGGAGCTCGGCCTGGACTCGGTGACGGCGGTGGAGCTGCGCAACCGGCTCGGGAGCGTCACGGGGCTCCGGCTGCCCGCCACCGTGATCTTCGACTTCCCGACCGTGACCGAGCTCGTCGACTATCTGTACGCACAGCTCTTCAGCGGCATCGACGACGCCCCGGACCCCGCCGGTCAAGCGGCCGCGGGTGACGGCACCGCCGAACTCGACGGTCTGGAACGACTGTTGGTGTCACTGCCGAGCGACGCCCCCGCCCGCTCCGAGATCGCCGATCGGCTGCGCCGGCTGCTCCGGTCCGCCGTGGACGCCATGGACTCCGTAGCCACCGTGGACACCGCCGAGGAGCCGGTGACGTCCGACGATCTCGAAGCGGCCACCAACGACGAGCTCTTCGACTACATCGAGAAGGAGTTCGGGATCTCCTGA